From the genome of Romeriopsis navalis LEGE 11480:
AGACCAACAGTCAGCGGCACTAGCTTGGCTGAAGCAACAGTCTTATTGGCATTTGCCGGAACTAGAGACCCATATTGCCTCGACCTACGGTGTCGTGTTTAAGGCAAAAAAGAGTTATTACGCTCTGTTCCGGGCAGCAGGCTTGAGTTGGAAAAAGAGCCAAGCTGCTAACCCCAAACGCGACCCGGCATTAGTCGCCGAAAAAAACAGCCATTACGGCATGGCTTGGGTCGCAGCGAGCCGCGATTGAGTCGGGTGACTTAATCGTGCTGTTTCAAGATGAATGTCATCTGCTCTGGGGCGATCTATGTGGTGATGTCTGGGGGCCAACGGGTGAGCGGATTGAAGTACCAATGAGCAACCAGCGCGACCGTCAGACTTACTATGGAGCCATTGATCTGCGAACACATCGTTGTTTGATTCAACCGGCGGCGCGGGGTAACTCGGACGGCACGATTGCGTTCTTGAAATATCTCCAGCAACAGTTTCCAGGTAAGCGTTTCGCCTTGCTCTGGGATGGGGCCATGTACCACCGCTCAGCTGAAATCAAGCAATTTCTTGCCAGCGTGAATCAGGATCTGCCCCCGGAACAGTGGAAAATTACCTGTATCCGCTTCGCCCCCAATGACCCCAGTCAAAACCCGATTGAAGACATCTGGTTACAGGCCAAACGCTGGTTGCGAGAGT
Proteins encoded in this window:
- a CDS encoding helix-turn-helix domain-containing protein — translated: MSCELIAFIESNPDPRELKRALAVQMVQQQYLYEEIQAVLQVSIGFISKWKQRYESSGVAGLCLGYQGSRPYLTPDQQSAALAWLKQQSYWHLPELETHIASTYGVVFKAKKSYYALFRAAGLSWKKSQAANPKRDPALVAEKNSHYGMAWVAASRD
- a CDS encoding transposase, translating into MLFQDECHLLWGDLCGDVWGPTGERIEVPMSNQRDRQTYYGAIDLRTHRCLIQPAARGNSDGTIAFLKYLQQQFPGKRFALLWDGAMYHRSAEIKQFLASVNQDLPPEQWKITCIRFAPNDPSQNPIEDIWLQAKRWLRESYHLCSEFHHVKWLFEFALHKQVFQFDKLNMYGDFS